Part of the Candidatus Hydrogenedentota bacterium genome, TGCATGAGGTTGCCGCTATACAGGGAGTAAAACATCTGCGTATTTCCAGCGGTATACGCTATGATTTGACCGATGAGCGCCACACTTTTTTACGTGAACTTATCCATGAATTTGTGGGCGGCCAACTGAAGGTAGCGCCCGAGCATCTTTGTGATCCCGTGCTCCGTCTCATGCGTAAACCTTCTATGAAAGTTTTTGAACAATTCCTACACTTTTTTGAAGAGGAATCACGAAAGGCAGGGAAGACACAGTTTCTTGTGCCTTACTTAATCAGTGCTTTTCCCGGCTGTACAGACGGAGATATGAAAATGCTCGCTGAGTGGTTGGAAAAGCGCAATTGGCGGCCCCGTCAAGTGCAGTGTTTTATTCCAACACCCGGTACCGTGGCGACAGCCATGTTCTACGCAAAGATCGACACCCACGGCAAGCGCATTTATGTGGCGACAAGTGATAAACAAAGAATGCGGCAGCATCACCGGCTTATTCCTGAGGAAACAGGGGATTCCGGAAATCGCAACCCACGATCTCGATGATTGTCGAAGACGACAGCTAAGACGAAGATATCCCGGTTCTACCTGATTTAGAAGAGCCTGCCTTCATCATCGTGGGAGGGAGGCGTCTTGTTGAGGTGTTTGAAAGCTTGGGAAGTGGCAACCCGTCCTTGGGGTGTGCGCTTCATGAAACCAATTTGGATGAGGTAGGGTTCATGTACTTCTTCAAGGGTCTGCCGTTCTTCTCCAACAGCAACAGCTAAGGAGGCAAGTCCCACGGGACCTCCTCCAAATTTCTCAATGAGTACGCTCAAGATTTGTCGGTCCATATCATCGAGACCCAAGCCATCAATGCGCAGCATTTGCAAGGCGGCATCAGAAGTTGCTCGGGTGATCACACCGTCTCCCTTTACTTGAGCATAATCTCTCACGCGGCGGAGCAGTCTATTAGCGATACGCGCAGTGCCTCTGGAGCGTGTGGCAATTTCCAGAGCCCCATCGGATTCTATGGGCACATTGAGTATACGCGCGGAGCGGGTAATAATACATTCCAACTCTTCGGGATTATACAGGTCGAAACGGCATGTATCCCCAAAACGGGCGCGCAAGGGCGGCGTAAGCAGTCCTGCCCGTGTTGTGGCGCCGATGAGCGTGAAAGGGCGCAATCCGATTTTCATAGATCGGGCTGTGGGCCCTTTTCCAAGCATAATATCGACTTCAAAGTCTTCCATGGCGGAATAAAGTGTTTCCTCAACAGCGTGATTCAATCGATGGATTTCATCAATGAAAAGAATGTCGTATTCTTCCAGACTCGTTAAAATGGCGGATAAATCTGCTTGCCTTTCTATGACCGGCCCTGCGCTTTGGCGGATGTCAACGCCCATTTCATTGGAAATGATACGTGCCAAGGTTGTTTTTCCCAGTCCGGGTGGGCCGCAGAGCAGCAAATGATCCAAGGGCTCCCCGCGTTTTTGCGCAGCCAAGATTGAGATGCGCAACTTTTCTTTGATGGGCTCCTGGCCGGGAAAGTCCTCCAAGCGTTGGGGCCGTATTTTATCATCATAAGAAGCGTCATCTTCAATAAGACCGGGGGTAATGAGATTATCGTTGACCATGATTGACTTTCGCCAGGGAGCGCAGTGCTTCACGGACAAGATCAGCATCCGCGGCCTGTTCTCCCAATGTTTTCCGCGCATGAGTCGCGGCATTTCTTGCCTCGGCGATG contains:
- a CDS encoding YgiQ family radical SAM protein, encoding NMWGARCLSEPSECRREDCLFPRHCPHFKIDDESLVQLLHEVAAIQGVKHLRISSGIRYDLTDERHTFLRELIHEFVGGQLKVAPEHLCDPVLRLMRKPSMKVFEQFLHFFEEESRKAGKTQFLVPYLISAFPGCTDGDMKMLAEWLEKRNWRPRQVQCFIPTPGTVATAMFYAKIDTHGKRIYVATSDKQRMRQHHRLIPEETGDSGNRNPRSR
- the ruvB gene encoding Holliday junction branch migration DNA helicase RuvB, with translation MVNDNLITPGLIEDDASYDDKIRPQRLEDFPGQEPIKEKLRISILAAQKRGEPLDHLLLCGPPGLGKTTLARIISNEMGVDIRQSAGPVIERQADLSAILTSLEEYDILFIDEIHRLNHAVEETLYSAMEDFEVDIMLGKGPTARSMKIGLRPFTLIGATTRAGLLTPPLRARFGDTCRFDLYNPEELECIITRSARILNVPIESDGALEIATRSRGTARIANRLLRRVRDYAQVKGDGVITRATSDAALQMLRIDGLGLDDMDRQILSVLIEKFGGGPVGLASLAVAVGEERQTLEEVHEPYLIQIGFMKRTPQGRVATSQAFKHLNKTPPSHDDEGRLF